The genome window AGAGCCGCCAGGTAGGAAGGCTCATAGTCCGGGCTCGTCGGGTCGACGAGCCGGCAGAGCCGCGGCGTGAGGGCCCCGGCGCACCGGAGGCCCGGCGCGCGGGGGCAGCCGGCGCAGCGGCCGGCGGGGTCGCGGAATTCGATCATGTGTTCAGATCAAGCTAAAGCGCCAGCCGATTGGGTTGCGCGAGGAGCGGAGGAGGAATCGGGGACTGGCTCCGCAGCGCAGCGGAGGTGCCTGTCCCCGTTTCCTCCGGAGCGGCCCTGGGACGCCCGGAGAATGGGGACGGGCACCCGGCGCCAGGTCGGTTCGAGAGGCCAGATTCCAGGTGCCGGGAGCCAGTCCCCATTCTCCTCGGCCGGGCGCGATCCAGGCGATCGTCGCTCTCGTTCAATCGACGCGGCTGTCGGCGTCCGATTGGGGAGGGGTCTTGCGGTCGTCCTCGCGGACGATGTAGGTCGGTCGGCCCTTGGTTTCCAGGAAGATCAGGCGGATGTATTCGCCGATGATCCCCAGGCAGAGGAGTTGGGCCGAGCCCATGAAGAGGACGATCACAGCGGTGCTGGCCCAGCCCTTGGGGGCGGAGCGCTCGGGGGAGCCCAGGTGGATGAAGGCGTCGTAGAGGATCCAGGCCAGCAGACCGAGGGCGACGGCCACGGCCGAGAGGCCCAGGTAGGTCGCCAGCCGGAGCGGCCGGCCGCTGAAGCTGACAAGGCCGTCGACGGCCAGGGCGACCAGCCGGCGGAATGAGTACTTGGACGAACCCGCGACCCGCGAGGGTCGGTCGTATTCCAGGCCCGTTTGACGGAACCCGACGAACGACCGCAGGCCCCGGATGAAACGCATGCGTTCCGGAAGATGTGTTAGCACGTCGACGACGCGGCGGTCCATCAGGCAGAAGTCGCCGCTGTCCAGGGGGATCTCCAGGTCGCTGAGGGCGGCCATCAGGCGGTAGAAGGCGAAATAGCCCAGCCTGCGATGCCACGGCTCGTCGCGGCGGCGGCGAACGGCGTAGACCACGTCAAAGCCTTCTCGCCACTTCACAACAAGGTCGGGGATCAACTCTGGAGGGTCTTGCAGATCTCCGTCCAGGACGATCACGGCGTCGCCGCGGGCCCGGTCGAGGCCGGCGGAGACGGCCGGCTGGTGGCCGAAGTTGCGGCTGAGGTGGACGGCGATGACGTGCGAGTCGCGGGCGGCGAGTTCGTCGATCTGTTCTGGTGTTCGGTCGCGGGCGCCGTCGTCGACGAAGATGATCTCGTAGCTGAGCCCCGTCGAGGCGAGGGCGTCCGTCAGGCGGCGGTGCAGCTCGGCGACGCTCTCCTGCTCGTCGAACAGCGGCGCGACGGCGCTGAGCGTCGGCGGGTTGGTGCGGGGCGTCGAGTCGGTGCGGCCGGTCATGGGAAGCCAGGCTACAGGGCGCGCGGGGCGTCGGCAATCCCAATCGCGAGGCCTACTGCGTGATCGTCATGGTGGCGATCCCCTGCGCCGACAACGCCGGGCAGCCCGCCGAGGAGTAGACGCGAATGAACGGCGAGCACGACTGGCTGGTCAACGTCAGGCCGGTCCCCGGCGAGGTGCAGGCGACCCCCGTGCCGCCGGGGCAGACGCCGCCGACGTGGTACGTTGCGGAAAAGACCGGCGCACCGGATCCGCATTGAAGTTTGTACTCGACCTCGCCGATGCAGCCGGTGGTCCACGAGTCGACGCCGTTGAAGGTCATCGTCGCGGAGTACGTCCCTGTCGCGCCGTCGGAGAGCGTGAGCGTCAGGTCTTGCCGTGGGATGGTGCACGATCCGCAGGCGATGGTGGGCGTTCCGCCCGCCGTCATGGCGACCCAGCGGCCGGCGACGGCGAATGCGACCAGGAAGTCGCCCGCGTTGGGGGCCGTCGAGCCGATAACCACGACGGGGATCGTACGCGTCGCGTCGACGGCGACCGTCGCGGAGGCGCCTTCGGCCTCGGCCCCGGACAACTGGATCGGGTTGACGAGAAAGACGCGGTCGGTCGCCGTGGGAAGGGCGCCGCCGTTGACCACCCGACCGACGAACCGCGGGGTCGCGGCCGTCGTTTGGGCGTCGAGGGCCGGCGTGCGAAGGCGTCCGGTCGTCGCGCCGGGGCCGCGAAGATCGTCCCAGCGGAGACGGAGGGGGCGGAAGCGGTCGTTCGGCATCATCCACCGTGGAAACAGGTCAGCCGTCGTACCGGAAGGTCCAGCGCCCGCCGCAGGAGTGGACGAGCAGCTTTGTTCCCACGGGCGGCGTCTTGGCGCCGAGATTGAACGCGAAGACGGTCCGCGAGGCGTCCGCCGAGAAGCTCGCCGAGGAGCCCTCGACTTCGGGCCCGTCGACTCGCAGCGGCGAGCAGGCGAAGAACGCCGAGGCCGACGTGGGGTACGTCGCGACGGCCTTCGTCTGCACGAGCATCGCCGTTGAGCCGTCGTCGCCCGATGCCGCGAGCCGTCGGAACGCGGCCTCGGCCTCTTCCTGGCGATCGCGGAGGATTCGAGATTCGGACATGATGTGTTATGAGTTCCTAATAACACTCAGGGAATCCAGGACAAGACCCCCCTTCTCCCACCAGGGGAGAAGGGACGAAGGCGACGGCTTACTGGGGGCTCGAGACGGCGGTGATCACCCGCCCCGCTCGACGTCCGCGTCAGATATCTCAATCACGGTCGCCTGACCATCGCCGGAGAACTCCCAGGAAACGGCGGTGACGACGGGGTACGCGAGGGACTCGCCCTGGGCGTCGCCGACGTTTGTTTGCAGGCCGACGTTGCGGCCATTGATCCGGACGATGCGGTCGCCGACGCAATAGGCGGTCACCAGGCCGGGGATCGTCGCGGCTCCGACTGTCGGCGGGGTCTCGTGCGAGGCCCGTAGCTGCCGGGCCCAGGCGACGGCCCGGTCGGTGTCGTCGCGGACGGCGATTGGTTCCGAGCCCGAGTTGTACAGCGATCCCGCCGCCACGGTCTCCATCGTGAAGTGATCGCGGGCGTCGACGCGGCGTCGGCGCTCAAAGCTCGTGGGCGAGGCCGGCCGGGAGTCGGTCTGGGCGGAGAGCATCAGGTCGTCCTCGACGACCGTCGTCAACCGCAGCGTGAACCGGGTGTTCGGCGCTGAGGGATTCGCCTGGCTGGTGACGCCGCGAAGCGTCCGGCTGGGCTCTTGCGGGTTGCTCCCGGTGTAATCGCCGATCGCCCATGACTCCGGGTCCTCGGCCACGACGACGATCCCCAGGCGGTCCTCCAGCAGTTGCCAGCCGCCGGCGATCGGCTGCCAGTGGCCGCTGCCGTCCCAGACCCCCGGCGCGGGTCCTGTGTAGTCTCGCGAGAGCGCCAGTTGCGCCCGGAGCGGCCGGCCCTCGTCGTCGCGGGTGATGAGCGAGGTCGAACCCGGCCGCAGCCGCTTGACGTAGGTGGGGTTGCCGTCGTCGTCTTCCGGGAAGATCTCGGAAAGGTCCAGCGCGCCGGTCGACCAGGTCGAGGCCGAGCCGTCCCAGTGACCATCCCCTGCTTCATCAGCGACGTAGAATCGATACTTGCGGCGATCTTCACCCGTCGCCGAGCCGAGGTTGGCCCGGAGGAATCGGACCCGCTGCGACGCCGACTCGTCGCCCGCCGCAGGGTGAAAGCCGGGGGCCAGCACGAACGACGCCTCGACGCGTCGCTGGGCCGTCTCAACCGTCACCGCATTGACG of Paludisphaera rhizosphaerae contains these proteins:
- a CDS encoding glycosyltransferase family 2 protein — encoded protein: MTGRTDSTPRTNPPTLSAVAPLFDEQESVAELHRRLTDALASTGLSYEIIFVDDGARDRTPEQIDELAARDSHVIAVHLSRNFGHQPAVSAGLDRARGDAVIVLDGDLQDPPELIPDLVVKWREGFDVVYAVRRRRDEPWHRRLGYFAFYRLMAALSDLEIPLDSGDFCLMDRRVVDVLTHLPERMRFIRGLRSFVGFRQTGLEYDRPSRVAGSSKYSFRRLVALAVDGLVSFSGRPLRLATYLGLSAVAVALGLLAWILYDAFIHLGSPERSAPKGWASTAVIVLFMGSAQLLCLGIIGEYIRLIFLETKGRPTYIVREDDRKTPPQSDADSRVD